The Spirochaetota bacterium genome has a window encoding:
- the hypF gene encoding carbamoyltransferase HypF, whose product MTHHYHIQVKGIVQGVGFRPFVYTIATEHNLYGSVSNDTEGVTIHLEGPEEAIKQCIDIIRNNPPPLAQIIDIKITQLPPNGFKSFTILQSTTTGTRDVFIPPDVAICHECLEDFFDVHNRRYHYPFTTCTHCGPRFSIIDDIPYDRDNTAMEPFPMCPQCYQEYTNPLNRRFHTQPNACPQCGPQIVLCDSSGKVIQSQFDAIISQLQKILQHHIVALKSVGGYHLACDATNDHCVELLRQRKQRPFKPFAIMVSSIEFLETFCVVTQKEKELLQSKERPIVLVKLQKNILSPYVAPGLTYIGVMLPYTPFQHMLFSNNEESIYVMTSANISDEPIIYNDDDAFDRLHTITDYFVTYNRQILSHTDDSVMYVIDEKPYFVRRSRGYVPAPIFIKETPLHILATGGDLKNSFAVARNNVAIVSQFLGDLATPWGNDLYKKTIAHFCKIFDIKPKLIVHDMHPNYFTTMFAQEHTTIQTVAVQHHHAHIASVCEEHRLYEPVIGIAYDGTGYGTDHTLWGSEFLIADSKEFIRAAHCDYFGLPGGENAIKDPWKIGLSLLMAASIDDSTFFTQKQEKEFVKEIVHKNINCPVTCSIGRLFDGVAAILGIAHHISTEAEAAMLLEERALEAIEDNSAFAIPIKQGHGLVIDTTHIIKEIVNMIELRIPVAAIAMRFHRAIAEVTIATACKLRERYSINKVALSGGVFHNRILLHLIVQGLQKKSFDVYTPHKLPCNDGGIALGQIAIARENIHV is encoded by the coding sequence ATGACACATCATTATCACATACAGGTAAAAGGCATTGTCCAGGGCGTGGGATTCAGGCCATTTGTGTATACTATCGCCACAGAGCACAATCTATATGGTAGCGTTTCAAATGACACAGAAGGAGTAACAATCCATTTAGAAGGACCTGAAGAAGCTATCAAACAATGCATTGACATTATACGGAATAATCCTCCTCCGCTTGCCCAGATTATTGATATCAAAATCACCCAACTCCCACCCAATGGATTTAAAAGCTTTACGATACTGCAAAGCACTACAACAGGCACACGCGATGTATTTATACCACCTGATGTAGCTATATGCCATGAGTGCTTGGAAGACTTTTTTGACGTGCACAACCGTCGCTACCATTATCCCTTTACCACCTGCACGCACTGTGGCCCTCGCTTTAGCATAATTGACGACATCCCGTATGACCGGGATAACACCGCCATGGAGCCGTTTCCCATGTGCCCGCAATGCTACCAGGAATATACAAATCCGCTCAATCGCAGGTTCCATACACAGCCCAATGCCTGCCCACAGTGTGGTCCTCAAATAGTATTGTGCGATAGTTCCGGTAAGGTAATCCAATCTCAATTTGATGCCATAATCAGCCAGTTGCAGAAAATCTTACAACACCACATTGTTGCTCTCAAAAGCGTTGGGGGGTATCATTTAGCGTGCGATGCCACCAATGACCACTGTGTTGAGCTATTACGCCAGCGAAAACAAAGGCCTTTTAAGCCATTTGCCATTATGGTATCATCTATAGAATTTTTAGAAACATTCTGTGTTGTGACACAAAAAGAAAAAGAACTGCTCCAGAGTAAAGAGCGCCCCATTGTTCTTGTAAAATTACAAAAAAATATTCTAAGCCCATACGTTGCACCAGGACTCACCTACATCGGTGTTATGCTTCCCTATACGCCGTTCCAGCATATGCTCTTTTCAAACAATGAAGAAAGCATATACGTCATGACCAGTGCCAATATATCCGATGAGCCCATTATATACAATGACGATGATGCCTTTGACCGATTACACACAATAACTGATTACTTTGTCACCTATAATCGCCAGATACTATCGCACACTGATGACTCAGTAATGTATGTTATTGACGAAAAGCCATATTTTGTGCGCCGATCTCGTGGCTATGTCCCTGCACCTATTTTCATAAAAGAAACACCCCTTCATATCCTTGCAACAGGCGGTGATTTAAAAAATAGCTTCGCTGTTGCACGAAATAATGTTGCTATCGTAAGTCAGTTTTTGGGCGACCTTGCCACTCCGTGGGGCAATGACCTTTACAAAAAAACTATCGCCCATTTTTGTAAAATTTTTGATATTAAGCCAAAACTCATTGTCCACGATATGCACCCCAATTACTTCACCACCATGTTTGCACAGGAGCATACCACAATACAAACAGTTGCAGTGCAGCATCATCATGCGCACATTGCCTCGGTTTGCGAAGAACACAGGCTTTATGAACCTGTTATTGGCATTGCCTATGACGGTACTGGATACGGAACCGACCATACACTGTGGGGAAGCGAATTCTTAATTGCAGACTCAAAGGAATTTATCCGTGCAGCACATTGTGACTACTTTGGCCTACCTGGTGGTGAAAATGCCATCAAAGACCCATGGAAGATTGGCCTGTCCCTGCTTATGGCAGCATCCATTGATGATTCCACTTTTTTTACTCAAAAACAGGAAAAAGAATTTGTAAAAGAGATAGTCCATAAAAACATAAACTGCCCGGTAACCTGCAGCATTGGAAGGCTCTTTGATGGTGTTGCAGCTATCTTAGGGATTGCGCATCACATCAGTACCGAAGCCGAAGCTGCTATGCTTTTAGAGGAAAGAGCACTGGAAGCAATAGAAGACAATTCAGCGTTTGCAATCCCCATCAAGCAGGGACACGGGCTTGTCATTGACACTACTCATATTATTAAGGAAATTGTAAATATGATAGAACTACGTATCCCCGTGGCTGCCATTGCCATGCGTTTTCACAGAGCAATAGCTGAAGTTACTATTGCTACTGCATGTAAACTCAGGGAACGCTATTCAATAAATAAGGTTGCCCTTTCAGGGGGCGTGTTTCACAATAGAATATTGCTTCACCTTATAGTACAGGGACTACAAAAAAAATCATTTGACGTATATACACCGCACAAACTACCGTGTAATGATGGCGGGATTGCCTTAGGACAGATTGCTATTGCCAGGGAGAATATTCATGTCTGA